In Trichocoleus desertorum NBK24, the following are encoded in one genomic region:
- a CDS encoding HAMP domain-containing sensor histidine kinase: MKDFGQVLVEKTEGIVEQWVDAVRQDRQIESADDLSSTAIRNHIPHVLAAMATVLCESQDSNVSELVAASLSHGVLRAEQGFDPREIAREYRLLRSEIFAALQSELLQAEPAVIIRAFRLIDVVVDEAIAQCFKSYVEERLREFEQLQSQLALTNQELTRLVRTSRENLSLLAHELKTPLNSIIGYSELFLRQQQQLEAKDNIPSIENIERVLRHGRDLLRLINNVLELSRYEAGNMQLHLTTIDVRLVINSVMEMLEPLALAKGLILDIDYDAAPATITTDPLRLQQVITNLVSNAIRYTNTGTIHVQCHRLPDQHWSIAIADTGLGISPEDQARVFDPYFRVNEHSPSALPESTGLGLAIVARLVQLLQGQIQLVSELHVGSTFTVVFPQHVAASSQTVNVPSLAVEALNHHRQ; encoded by the coding sequence ATGAAAGATTTTGGGCAAGTCCTAGTTGAGAAGACTGAGGGCATTGTTGAGCAGTGGGTGGATGCAGTGCGCCAAGATCGGCAAATTGAAAGTGCAGATGACCTTTCTTCGACTGCAATTCGCAACCATATTCCCCATGTCTTGGCCGCGATGGCGACTGTGCTCTGCGAGTCTCAGGACAGCAATGTCTCGGAATTAGTCGCTGCCAGCCTCAGTCATGGCGTTTTGCGGGCGGAGCAGGGATTTGACCCTAGAGAAATTGCGCGGGAATATCGCTTATTACGCTCAGAAATTTTTGCTGCCCTACAGTCTGAGTTACTACAGGCAGAGCCAGCCGTCATCATTCGAGCGTTTCGGCTAATTGACGTGGTGGTGGATGAGGCGATCGCTCAATGCTTCAAAAGTTATGTAGAAGAACGGCTTCGAGAATTTGAGCAACTGCAAAGCCAACTCGCACTCACTAATCAAGAGCTAACGCGCTTGGTTCGTACCAGCCGGGAAAATCTTTCTTTGTTAGCTCACGAACTCAAAACACCGCTGAATTCCATCATTGGCTACTCAGAACTCTTTTTGCGCCAGCAGCAGCAACTGGAAGCGAAAGATAATATTCCGAGTATTGAGAATATTGAGCGGGTGCTACGGCATGGCCGCGATTTATTGCGCTTGATCAATAATGTTTTAGAGCTATCGCGTTACGAAGCGGGCAACATGCAGCTTCATCTCACGACGATTGATGTGCGCCTGGTGATCAATAGCGTGATGGAAATGCTAGAACCCCTAGCTCTGGCTAAAGGGCTGATTCTAGACATTGATTACGACGCGGCTCCTGCCACGATCACAACCGATCCTCTCCGGTTGCAGCAGGTGATTACTAACTTGGTGAGCAACGCAATTCGTTATACCAACACAGGCACAATTCACGTCCAGTGCCATCGCTTACCCGATCAACATTGGTCGATCGCGATCGCCGACACAGGTCTTGGCATTAGCCCAGAAGACCAAGCGCGAGTCTTTGATCCTTACTTTCGGGTCAATGAGCATTCCCCTTCTGCGTTGCCTGAAAGCACTGGCCTAGGCTTAGCGATCGTGGCGCGGCTGGTGCAGTTATTGCAGGGCCAAATTCAACTGGTGTCGGAGTTGCATGTAGGCTCTACCTTCACCGTAGTGTTTCCTCAGCACGTTGCGGCCTCTAGCCAAACTGTCAATGTTCCCAGCTTGGCAGTAGAGGCGCTAAACCATCACAGGCAGTAG
- a CDS encoding HAD family hydrolase: protein MTGVVPASLRLYELYRSQTGFPVPSSSGLTVFCDFDGPIIDVSERYYSTYQLGLADTQATYQAQGITLPLQLLSKDQFWQMKQDRVPDVEIAMRSGLSQQEQIDVFLQRVTQIVNQPTLLQKDRLQPGVRWALTLLHTKGIRLVLVTLRCQNQATQILQEYGLLDLFSGIYGTDNDQAAYQNYADCKTQLLAKAVAEHGLSGELAQTAWMIGDTEADIVAGQALEIPTIALTCGIRSRRYVERLQPTCILGDLASAVQHVVTCYHLVQA from the coding sequence ATGACAGGTGTTGTACCCGCCAGCTTGCGTCTTTATGAGCTATATCGCAGTCAAACGGGTTTTCCAGTTCCATCTTCATCAGGGCTAACCGTATTTTGTGACTTCGATGGTCCCATCATTGATGTTTCAGAGCGGTACTACAGTACCTATCAGCTAGGTCTCGCCGATACCCAAGCGACTTACCAAGCTCAAGGAATTACCTTGCCGCTTCAGTTGCTGAGTAAAGACCAATTCTGGCAAATGAAACAAGACCGGGTGCCAGATGTAGAAATTGCTATGCGCTCCGGTTTAAGCCAGCAAGAGCAAATTGATGTGTTTTTGCAGCGAGTTACTCAAATCGTCAACCAGCCAACCCTGCTACAGAAGGATCGATTGCAACCTGGCGTGCGTTGGGCCTTAACCCTACTGCATACAAAGGGAATTCGGCTAGTTTTGGTCACACTACGATGCCAAAACCAAGCAACTCAAATTTTGCAAGAGTATGGCTTGCTGGATTTGTTTAGCGGCATTTATGGCACTGACAACGACCAAGCCGCCTATCAAAACTATGCAGATTGCAAAACCCAACTATTAGCTAAAGCTGTAGCTGAACATGGGTTGAGCGGTGAGCTAGCCCAGACAGCTTGGATGATTGGAGATACTGAAGCCGATATTGTGGCAGGGCAAGCCCTAGAAATTCCTACAATCGCCTTGACTTGCGGAATTCGGAGCCGACGCTACGTAGAACGCTTACAACCCACTTGTATTTTAGGCGACCTAGCCTCCGCAGTGCAGCACGTCGTCACTTGCTACCATCTAGTCCAGGCTTAA
- the mraY gene encoding phospho-N-acetylmuramoyl-pentapeptide-transferase: MDAKLFSDRSLKLTGTILLLALWTGLSFAASTLDAFANRSLWQGLSLTLPLWVSGLATAALGYWAVPLLRALKTGQFIREDGPQAHLKKAGTPTMGGIFFVPAAVAIALLWSGFNSNVVAVSALTLSYGFIGWLDDWQVLRRKSNKGISPRMKLALQVMFGGLFCLWLMLTQGESITTVALPFGLALPLGLLFWPLAWFVLVSESNATNLTDGLDGLAGGTGAIALLGLGALVAPTHPELMLFAACLSGGCLGFLMHNRNPARVFMGDTGSLALGGALAAIALITNTLWALLILGGLFLVETLSVIAQVSYFKATKGPNGVGKRLFKMAPLHHHLELSGWSENQIVARFYLTGGLLALTCLLLQLFV; this comes from the coding sequence GTGGACGCAAAACTATTTTCTGACCGCTCCCTCAAGCTAACGGGGACAATACTGCTACTAGCGCTGTGGACAGGGCTGAGCTTTGCCGCCTCGACGCTAGATGCATTCGCCAACCGCTCTCTTTGGCAAGGACTTTCTTTAACTTTGCCATTGTGGGTTAGTGGCTTAGCAACTGCCGCATTGGGTTACTGGGCCGTACCCTTACTCCGGGCGCTAAAAACTGGCCAATTTATTCGAGAAGACGGGCCTCAAGCCCACTTAAAGAAAGCAGGCACCCCAACGATGGGAGGCATTTTCTTTGTGCCAGCCGCCGTGGCGATCGCGTTGCTTTGGTCGGGGTTCAACTCAAATGTAGTCGCGGTCTCAGCCCTGACACTCAGCTACGGTTTCATCGGCTGGCTAGACGACTGGCAAGTTTTACGCCGCAAGTCTAATAAAGGTATTTCACCCCGGATGAAGCTCGCCCTACAGGTAATGTTTGGCGGGCTGTTTTGTCTGTGGCTAATGCTGACTCAAGGTGAAAGCATTACTACGGTGGCTCTGCCCTTTGGGCTAGCACTACCACTGGGACTGCTGTTTTGGCCCTTGGCTTGGTTTGTGTTGGTGTCGGAGAGTAATGCCACCAACCTAACGGATGGCCTCGATGGCTTAGCAGGCGGCACTGGCGCGATCGCTCTCCTAGGTTTAGGCGCTTTGGTTGCGCCCACCCATCCCGAACTCATGCTCTTTGCCGCTTGTCTCAGTGGTGGCTGTCTAGGTTTCCTCATGCACAATCGGAACCCCGCTCGCGTCTTCATGGGAGACACGGGTTCTTTGGCGCTAGGAGGAGCCTTAGCTGCGATCGCCCTCATTACCAACACCCTCTGGGCGCTGCTGATTCTCGGCGGTCTGTTTCTGGTAGAAACGTTGTCTGTAATTGCACAAGTCAGCTACTTCAAAGCTACTAAAGGCCCCAACGGGGTAGGCAAGCGTCTCTTCAAAATGGCTCCTCTACATCACCATTTAGAACTGTCTGGTTGGTCAGAAAACCAGATTGTCGCTCGGTTCTACCTGACCGGAGGACTGCTAGCCCTAACGTGTCTGCTGTTACAGCTTTTTGTTTAA
- a CDS encoding DUF3134 domain-containing protein, producing the protein MYNPSLRQQSRNERAPIIPIQQESSILDWLEANGRLLARDSQDFDYSDNEEEIAELMAVDDNTYDADDDDDDLLDLDE; encoded by the coding sequence ATGTACAACCCTTCTTTGCGGCAGCAATCTCGTAATGAGCGCGCTCCCATCATTCCAATTCAGCAAGAGTCTTCAATTTTAGACTGGCTGGAGGCAAATGGTCGTCTGTTGGCACGTGATAGTCAAGATTTTGACTACTCCGATAATGAGGAAGAAATTGCCGAACTCATGGCCGTTGACGACAACACCTATGACGCAGATGACGATGATGACGATCTACTTGATCTAGATGAATAG
- a CDS encoding ABC transporter ATP-binding protein, whose protein sequence is MVKSTSQFTESDSRTPTYTGDFVVIENLVKTYPTAGGGESVVLDGINLTIKENEFISVIGHSGCGKSTLLKILAGLETASAGSVRLEGREVRKPGAERMMVFQHYSLLPWLTVRENIRLAVDEVLKRVPAREKQQIVNEHLAMVNLTAAADKYPDEISGGMKQRVGIARALAIRPKMLLMDEPFGALDALTRGKLQRQVLDIWENQRQAVMMITHDVDEALYMSDRIVMMTNGPAAKIGEILEVPFPHPRDRAAMRNSREYFELRNYVLNFLDHYFTQD, encoded by the coding sequence ATGGTCAAATCAACTAGCCAGTTCACTGAGTCCGATAGTCGGACTCCAACCTATACAGGTGACTTTGTCGTGATTGAGAACCTGGTCAAAACCTATCCCACAGCGGGTGGGGGTGAGTCTGTCGTTTTAGATGGCATCAACTTGACCATTAAGGAAAATGAATTCATCTCGGTCATTGGTCACTCTGGTTGCGGGAAGTCAACCTTGTTGAAGATTCTTGCGGGTTTAGAAACGGCCAGTGCTGGCTCTGTTAGGCTAGAGGGTAGAGAAGTCCGCAAGCCAGGAGCCGAGCGGATGATGGTTTTTCAACACTACTCGTTGCTACCGTGGCTGACAGTGCGGGAAAACATCCGCTTAGCAGTAGATGAGGTGCTAAAGCGCGTCCCTGCCCGTGAGAAACAACAGATTGTCAATGAACATTTGGCGATGGTGAATCTCACTGCTGCCGCCGACAAATATCCAGACGAAATTTCAGGTGGGATGAAGCAACGAGTTGGGATTGCGCGGGCCTTAGCGATTCGGCCCAAGATGCTGCTGATGGATGAACCGTTTGGAGCGCTGGATGCCTTGACCCGCGGTAAGTTGCAACGGCAAGTACTCGATATTTGGGAGAACCAACGCCAAGCCGTGATGATGATTACCCACGATGTCGATGAGGCGCTTTATATGTCCGATCGCATCGTCATGATGACCAATGGCCCTGCGGCCAAGATTGGTGAGATTTTAGAGGTTCCTTTCCCTCATCCCCGCGATCGCGCTGCCATGCGTAACTCAAGAGAGTATTTTGAACTCCGGAATTACGTGTTGAACTTCCTCGATCACTACTTCACTCAAGATTAG
- a CDS encoding PAP/fibrillin family protein: MLGKAELLEAIAGKNRGLLATERDQLAILAAIAQLEDRNPTPRPTEASDLLDGNWRLLYTTSRGLLNIDQFPLLKLGQIYQFIRAAESKIYNLAEVHGLPYLEGLVSVAARFQAVSQRRVEVKFERSVLGLQRLIGYQWPSQFVQRLESGEKFLAIDFSIADRDQQGWLDITYLDADLRIGRGNEGSVFVLTKVRE, translated from the coding sequence ATGTTAGGCAAGGCAGAGTTATTAGAGGCGATCGCAGGCAAGAATCGAGGTTTGCTAGCGACAGAGCGCGATCAACTGGCCATCTTAGCAGCGATCGCTCAATTAGAAGACCGCAATCCTACCCCCCGACCGACTGAAGCCAGTGATCTTTTAGACGGTAACTGGCGCTTACTCTACACCACCAGTCGAGGTCTGCTAAATATTGATCAATTTCCCTTGTTGAAGTTGGGCCAGATCTACCAATTCATTCGGGCCGCCGAATCCAAGATTTATAACTTGGCTGAAGTACATGGCTTGCCCTACCTAGAAGGGTTGGTCAGTGTTGCAGCCCGCTTTCAAGCTGTTTCGCAGCGACGAGTTGAGGTGAAGTTTGAGCGCTCTGTGTTGGGTTTACAACGGCTGATCGGCTATCAGTGGCCGTCTCAATTTGTGCAGCGGCTGGAGAGCGGAGAAAAATTTCTTGCGATCGACTTTAGTATTGCCGACCGAGACCAGCAAGGCTGGCTAGATATTACCTATTTAGATGCCGACTTACGCATTGGGCGAGGCAATGAAGGCAGCGTTTTCGTCCTGACTAAAGTCCGGGAATGA
- a CDS encoding alpha/beta hydrolase-fold protein, with protein sequence MTLSLNTKTAPTAEQLDQTKRAIAAYVASIDDNPDRRSGAYPYYLFHEPGQTILGTVLMFHGFSAKPHQMWRLAKYLFQNGFNVYQATLAGHEFALPNKYWPQVDLKPEIATPLRQKVQKDPVLQNYFANLAAHPSDRRNPSATQRIALTARLIAIEPRLLDIIQAISQPDDPDFERYFISSDLNYLSEAKARLAELEALPGPIYTVGLSVGGAVALSLAATRPDRVDRVVAYAPLLKVYGEEPRQYVNLAGPLDIKELGWDPNLQFPVGALTAADRFGSAFVLDSKQTRTLQNVPTFLVLTENEDAADLKTNQTFFQKIGGDQQGHYSYLYPAQDLVPHPMVDPTEVSQGMSNRFWQSLYQETFRFLAQGTVNLKNMTNLEQVSELPFVPPVH encoded by the coding sequence ATGACTCTCTCTTTGAACACCAAGACAGCCCCCACTGCCGAGCAACTAGACCAAACGAAGCGAGCGATCGCTGCTTATGTCGCTAGTATTGATGACAACCCGGATCGCCGCTCGGGTGCATACCCCTATTATCTGTTTCATGAACCGGGGCAGACTATTCTCGGCACTGTCCTGATGTTTCATGGCTTCAGTGCTAAGCCTCATCAAATGTGGCGACTAGCAAAATATCTTTTTCAGAATGGCTTTAATGTTTATCAAGCCACCCTAGCGGGCCATGAATTTGCCCTACCCAACAAGTATTGGCCTCAAGTTGACCTCAAGCCCGAAATTGCCACACCTTTACGCCAGAAAGTTCAAAAAGATCCTGTTCTGCAAAACTATTTTGCTAATTTGGCTGCCCATCCCAGCGATCGCCGCAACCCCAGTGCCACGCAACGTATCGCTCTAACCGCCAGATTAATCGCGATCGAGCCTCGATTACTCGATATTATCCAAGCCATTTCTCAGCCAGATGATCCCGACTTTGAGCGCTACTTTATCTCTTCCGACCTTAACTACCTAAGCGAGGCGAAAGCTCGATTGGCTGAGTTGGAGGCTCTCCCTGGCCCAATTTATACAGTTGGCTTATCAGTGGGCGGAGCTGTAGCCCTGAGCCTTGCCGCTACTCGACCCGATCGCGTTGATCGAGTTGTCGCTTATGCACCCCTGCTGAAAGTTTATGGGGAAGAGCCTCGGCAATATGTAAATCTCGCTGGCCCCCTCGACATCAAAGAGCTGGGTTGGGACCCTAACTTGCAATTTCCTGTCGGAGCCTTAACCGCCGCCGATCGCTTTGGTAGCGCCTTTGTTCTTGACTCTAAACAGACCCGTACCCTGCAAAATGTCCCCACCTTCTTAGTTCTGACCGAAAATGAGGATGCCGCTGATCTCAAAACCAACCAAACTTTCTTTCAAAAGATTGGTGGCGATCAACAAGGGCACTACTCCTACCTTTATCCAGCCCAAGACCTAGTGCCTCACCCAATGGTAGACCCAACTGAGGTAAGCCAAGGTATGAGCAATCGCTTCTGGCAAAGTCTGTATCAAGAAACCTTCCGTTTCCTGGCTCAGGGCACAGTAAATCTGAAGAACATGACCAATCTAGAGCAGGTATCAGAGCTACCTTTTGTGCCGCCTGTGCATTAG
- a CDS encoding HAMP domain-containing sensor histidine kinase — MVDFGQLLTDKIEIIEQNWVSAVRQDSQIEIAQELTYKALRNSFPKVLQAMASILSNDGEGDLQKLVESSLEHGIVRAEQGFDPAEIAREYRLLRAVIFETLETGLLQSSPKELLRAVRLIDTVIDEAIARCFKSYTHGRLQELEQLQTQLKLTNQELTRLVRASKENLSQLAHELKTPLTSIIGYSDLFLRKHRHEEDKDTYQELEHIERVLRSGRQLLHLINDALEVSRYDAGKMKLQPAPIRVQETIQQTIEIVEPLARTKDLQLVVDCDRAPEQVITDGLRLQQVLMNLLSNAIRYTENGSIHLTCETQPNQTWAIAISDTGIGIGPSDQAQIFDPYFRVMPNNQSYLSNSTGLGLAIVARLVQLMQGEIKLASEVGVGSTFTVTLPLEAKPAEVMLHQELSLQSE; from the coding sequence ATGGTGGACTTTGGGCAACTACTGACCGACAAGATAGAGATCATTGAGCAAAATTGGGTGAGTGCGGTTCGGCAGGATAGCCAAATCGAGATTGCTCAGGAGCTAACTTATAAAGCCCTGCGTAATAGCTTCCCCAAAGTTTTGCAGGCAATGGCTAGCATTTTGTCGAATGACGGGGAGGGAGACCTACAAAAGCTAGTCGAAAGTAGTTTGGAACATGGTATTGTCCGCGCCGAGCAAGGATTTGACCCAGCCGAAATTGCCCGCGAATATCGTCTTTTGCGCGCCGTGATCTTTGAAACTTTGGAAACAGGATTGCTGCAAAGCTCCCCCAAAGAACTGCTGAGAGCGGTGCGCCTGATTGACACGGTAATTGATGAAGCGATCGCCCGTTGTTTTAAGAGCTATACCCACGGACGGCTCCAAGAACTAGAGCAACTACAGACGCAACTAAAGCTCACCAACCAAGAACTAACTCGTCTGGTACGGGCCAGCAAAGAAAATCTGTCGCAACTCGCTCACGAACTCAAAACTCCTTTAACTTCCATCATTGGCTATTCCGATCTCTTTCTCCGCAAGCACCGACACGAGGAAGACAAGGATACCTATCAAGAATTGGAGCACATTGAGCGTGTTCTCCGCAGTGGTCGGCAACTGCTCCACTTGATCAACGATGCCTTAGAAGTTTCTCGGTATGATGCTGGCAAGATGAAACTGCAACCAGCACCGATTCGGGTACAGGAGACTATCCAACAGACGATCGAAATTGTTGAACCTTTAGCCCGTACTAAAGACTTGCAGTTGGTAGTTGACTGCGATCGCGCTCCAGAGCAAGTGATTACTGATGGTTTGCGTTTGCAGCAGGTGTTGATGAATCTGCTCAGTAACGCGATTCGCTATACCGAAAACGGCTCAATTCATCTCACCTGCGAAACTCAACCTAACCAAACTTGGGCGATCGCGATTAGCGATACAGGCATTGGGATTGGGCCAAGCGATCAGGCTCAAATCTTTGATCCTTATTTTCGGGTAATGCCAAATAACCAGTCCTATCTGTCGAATAGTACAGGGTTAGGACTGGCGATCGTGGCGCGATTAGTCCAGCTAATGCAAGGTGAGATCAAGCTAGCCTCTGAAGTTGGCGTTGGCTCCACCTTTACGGTGACGTTGCCCTTAGAGGCTAAACCTGCTGAAGTGATGCTACACCAAGAATTGTCTCTTCAGAGCGAGTAG
- the mreD gene encoding rod shape-determining protein MreD codes for MRNDPFKNLLKSSAYSRSLLNWSVTIVSVILCLLALPLRFPGLELAGIGPNWLLIWVVAWSVKRTVFQGAIAGLVLGLLQDGMTAAHPTHVLSLILVGVLTARLQKQRYIEEDFISVALIVFGMAVVAETVIAIQFSLQKLDGASVQSVRTLAEIWTYHQRTALSSAILSSLWAPVVYFPLNRWWERMGLLEQP; via the coding sequence ATGAGGAATGATCCTTTCAAAAACCTGCTGAAAAGCTCTGCTTATAGCCGTTCGCTACTAAACTGGTCTGTTACGATTGTCTCTGTAATTTTGTGTCTATTGGCTCTGCCTTTACGCTTTCCAGGTCTGGAGTTAGCAGGCATCGGCCCAAACTGGTTATTGATTTGGGTTGTTGCTTGGAGCGTCAAACGCACAGTGTTTCAAGGTGCGATCGCCGGATTAGTTCTAGGACTTCTGCAAGATGGGATGACAGCCGCTCATCCTACCCATGTCCTCAGTTTGATTCTGGTTGGTGTTTTGACGGCTCGCCTGCAAAAGCAGCGGTACATTGAAGAAGATTTTATTTCGGTGGCGCTGATTGTGTTCGGCATGGCTGTGGTAGCCGAAACTGTCATTGCCATCCAATTTAGTTTGCAAAAGCTGGATGGCGCTTCAGTGCAATCAGTACGCACGCTAGCAGAAATCTGGACATATCACCAGCGCACAGCCCTAAGCTCAGCAATTTTGAGTAGTCTGTGGGCTCCTGTGGTTTACTTCCCCCTAAATCGTTGGTGGGAGCGGATGGGCCTGCTGGAGCAGCCTTAA
- the mreC gene encoding rod shape-determining protein MreC has protein sequence MYTLRRWWDRYGIKMLLVGVTLSTAWMVRETQGAAILEVYQGMTRPFQGAPNAEEQIANARVLELQQRLVELESQNQKLQDLLGYASTTPRKGIAAPVIGRSADHWWQQVTLGRGSKDGLQVGYVVAGPGGLVGRVTSVTPRTSRVLLISDPTSRVGVVVSRSRYTGYMRGQAANRAVLEFFDKVPDVRRGDVISTSTFSQLFPSGMPVGRVESVNLNKSPAPEAVIELSSPISYLEWVIVYPHQSAIPDSTSATPRSDAP, from the coding sequence ATGTATACACTGCGTCGCTGGTGGGATCGATATGGCATAAAAATGTTGCTAGTGGGTGTTACCCTGAGCACTGCCTGGATGGTTCGGGAGACCCAAGGAGCAGCGATTCTAGAAGTGTATCAAGGTATGACTCGTCCCTTCCAAGGTGCTCCTAACGCAGAAGAGCAGATTGCGAATGCACGAGTCCTAGAGCTACAGCAGCGCTTGGTCGAGCTAGAAAGCCAAAACCAAAAACTTCAAGACTTACTGGGTTACGCCTCCACGACACCTCGAAAAGGAATTGCCGCTCCAGTGATTGGGCGCAGTGCTGACCACTGGTGGCAGCAGGTGACTCTAGGACGGGGTAGCAAAGACGGGTTGCAAGTGGGGTATGTGGTAGCAGGGCCAGGAGGCCTGGTGGGTCGAGTTACGAGTGTCACCCCCCGCACAAGTCGTGTCCTCTTGATTAGCGACCCCACTAGCCGCGTAGGAGTTGTCGTGAGCCGTAGCCGTTATACCGGATACATGCGTGGGCAAGCGGCTAACCGAGCCGTTCTAGAGTTCTTCGATAAAGTTCCTGATGTGCGACGTGGCGATGTGATTTCTACATCTACGTTTAGCCAACTCTTCCCATCAGGCATGCCTGTGGGTCGGGTGGAGTCAGTCAACCTCAACAAAAGCCCTGCCCCGGAGGCTGTGATTGAGTTGTCTTCCCCCATTAGTTATTTGGAGTGGGTAATTGTTTACCCTCATCAATCAGCGATTCCCGATTCTACGTCTGCTACTCCCAGGTCGGATGCCCCATGA
- a CDS encoding STAS domain-containing protein, giving the protein MQYAPSRPKFEVFEVSGQLNAASATELQNQLKHKVASSPTQHVIVDMAQVESLDSSGLMALIGTLSLAQRLGRELILCSIPPSVKIIFELTQLDRVFPIFENQAAFAATLA; this is encoded by the coding sequence ATGCAATACGCCCCTTCTCGCCCCAAATTCGAAGTGTTTGAAGTTTCTGGTCAGCTCAATGCGGCCAGTGCTACTGAGCTACAGAATCAGTTGAAGCACAAAGTTGCGTCTAGCCCCACCCAACACGTCATAGTGGACATGGCTCAAGTAGAGTCTCTAGACAGCTCCGGTCTGATGGCCTTAATAGGAACCCTTAGCTTGGCTCAACGCTTAGGTCGTGAGTTGATCCTGTGCTCAATTCCACCCTCAGTCAAAATTATTTTTGAGTTAACCCAGCTAGATAGAGTTTTTCCCATCTTTGAGAATCAAGCCGCTTTTGCTGCCACATTAGCCTGA
- a CDS encoding PD-(D/E)XK nuclease family protein yields the protein MHQQTHWDTNLNVVSNVAGDFASDVASDFASDGVGNGAGGIAIADSPEPKLRLSQGQLNLLETCPRKFQHIYLEQLGSPSTPEQQAHQAWGSRFHLLMQQQELGLPIDALMAEDAQMQRCINTLLAAVPEIVGPAATSSGSAWRQSEHRRTCSVQGYSITVIYDLVMLEEQQARILDWKTYPRPPQRSWLAHNWQTRLYPFVLTETSPYLPEQISLTYWFVQAQDDPTKAPLPQSLTFPYSSTWHEQTRQELTQLLQQLTHWLERYQQGEPFPQVNVALDHCDDCQFSGRCQRHSSDPEVAPVADWLADLDRIDEVML from the coding sequence ATGCACCAGCAGACCCATTGGGATACTAACTTGAATGTTGTGAGTAACGTTGCAGGTGACTTTGCGAGTGATGTTGCAAGTGACTTTGCGAGTGATGGTGTGGGTAATGGTGCAGGTGGCATTGCGATCGCTGACAGCCCAGAGCCTAAGTTGCGGCTGTCTCAAGGGCAATTGAATCTACTAGAAACTTGTCCCCGGAAGTTTCAACATATTTATTTAGAGCAGCTTGGCTCACCTTCAACGCCAGAACAGCAAGCACATCAGGCATGGGGGAGCCGTTTCCACTTACTAATGCAGCAACAAGAACTTGGGCTACCCATTGATGCTCTGATGGCAGAAGATGCTCAAATGCAGCGCTGCATCAATACCCTACTAGCCGCAGTTCCAGAAATTGTCGGGCCTGCTGCAACTTCTTCAGGCTCTGCTTGGCGACAAAGTGAGCATCGTCGGACTTGTAGTGTGCAAGGCTATTCAATCACGGTGATTTACGACTTGGTCATGCTAGAGGAGCAACAGGCCAGGATTCTAGACTGGAAAACCTACCCCCGTCCGCCACAGCGAAGTTGGCTGGCGCACAATTGGCAAACTCGTCTATATCCCTTTGTGCTGACAGAAACTAGTCCCTATTTACCAGAACAGATTTCTTTGACTTACTGGTTCGTGCAAGCCCAAGATGACCCAACGAAGGCTCCGCTACCCCAAAGCCTTACCTTCCCCTACAGTTCCACCTGGCACGAGCAAACTCGGCAAGAGTTAACGCAACTGCTACAGCAACTAACCCACTGGCTCGAACGATACCAGCAGGGCGAACCGTTTCCGCAAGTGAATGTAGCCCTAGATCACTGTGACGATTGTCAGTTTTCGGGTCGTTGTCAGCGGCACTCCAGTGATCCAGAAGTCGCTCCGGTGGCAGATTGGTTAGCAGACCTCGATCGCATTGATGAAGTGATGCTCTGA